A window from Aerococcus sp. Group 1 encodes these proteins:
- the phnE gene encoding phosphonate ABC transporter, permease protein PhnE: MIKRQNKNWIYMLVLVLVFVISAMTIDYSALENFKLANIGNVMSGLMTPDWSFIYDGSGEDLISLLLITIGIAFLGTFIGTIVALPFVLFSVSDFWENASWVAKLGKLILNILRAFPELVYAMIFVKMVGPGPFAGVMAIGIHQIGMIGKLFTEEIENADDTPVEAMEAVGANFWQILFYARIPQVLPMCCSLVLNHFEIAVRSASTLGLVGAGGIGAPLIFAIQARNWPTVSIILIGVIITVYLIDQLAGMIRNRLR, from the coding sequence ATGATTAAAAGGCAAAATAAAAACTGGATATATATGTTGGTTTTAGTTCTTGTATTTGTTATATCTGCAATGACCATAGACTACTCAGCACTAGAGAACTTTAAACTTGCCAACATTGGTAATGTGATGAGTGGACTTATGACGCCAGATTGGTCCTTTATTTATGATGGCAGTGGTGAAGACTTAATATCTCTTTTATTAATTACTATCGGAATAGCTTTTTTAGGAACTTTTATTGGTACAATCGTAGCTTTACCCTTTGTTTTATTTAGTGTTTCAGATTTTTGGGAAAATGCTTCTTGGGTAGCTAAATTAGGTAAGTTAATATTGAATATTTTACGTGCCTTTCCTGAATTAGTTTATGCGATGATTTTTGTTAAAATGGTAGGTCCCGGACCCTTTGCCGGCGTAATGGCAATTGGCATTCATCAGATTGGGATGATCGGGAAGTTATTTACTGAAGAGATAGAAAATGCAGATGACACGCCAGTTGAAGCGATGGAGGCTGTGGGTGCTAATTTTTGGCAAATTTTATTTTATGCACGAATTCCCCAAGTATTACCTATGTGTTGCTCGCTAGTACTGAATCACTTTGAAATTGCAGTTAGAAGTGCCTCAACTCTAGGTTTAGTAGGTGCTGGGGGAATCGGAGCGCCTCTAATTTTTGCTATACAAGCCCGTAATTGGCCAACTGTAAGTATTATATTAATTGGTGTAATTATTACAGTTTATCTGATCGATCAATTAGCAGGAATGATAAGGAATAGACTACGGTAA
- a CDS encoding L-lactate dehydrogenase, which translates to MSRHVAVFGMGNVGSTVAHQLILNGHVDELTLFDTNEAKVKADALDFEDAMSNLNHSVKINVNDQAALKSAEVIVSALGNIGLIGGDNPDRFGELKHNREQVKKVGQTIKESGFSGVLVVITNPNDAICNLYQEVTGLAKEKVIGTGTLLDSARLQRAVGKLFDVHPKSVQGYSLGEHGDSQFVAWSTVKVMGQSIYKLLEKVDFSLEDVDQETRDGGYVVFSGKKYTNYGITAAADRLVDAVLSDSHEELPVSNYREEYGTYLSYPAIVGKAGIVKQSQLDLTEEELAKLQNSADTIKEKSKVED; encoded by the coding sequence ATGTCACGTCATGTAGCAGTTTTTGGAATGGGAAATGTTGGGTCTACTGTTGCCCATCAATTAATCCTTAATGGCCATGTTGATGAATTGACTTTATTTGATACCAATGAAGCAAAGGTGAAGGCAGATGCCTTAGACTTTGAAGATGCTATGAGTAACTTAAACCACAGCGTCAAAATCAATGTCAATGATCAAGCAGCCCTCAAATCAGCAGAAGTTATTGTTTCTGCTTTAGGGAACATTGGCTTAATTGGTGGCGACAACCCTGACCGCTTCGGTGAGTTAAAACATAACCGTGAACAAGTAAAAAAAGTTGGCCAAACGATTAAAGAATCAGGCTTTTCTGGGGTTTTAGTGGTCATTACTAACCCTAATGACGCGATTTGTAACTTGTACCAAGAAGTTACCGGTCTAGCCAAGGAAAAGGTTATCGGGACGGGGACCTTGTTGGATTCTGCACGTTTACAACGGGCTGTAGGTAAATTATTTGATGTTCATCCTAAATCAGTCCAAGGTTATAGTTTAGGGGAACACGGGGACTCCCAATTTGTGGCTTGGTCAACCGTTAAAGTCATGGGCCAAAGCATTTACAAGCTATTAGAAAAAGTCGATTTCAGCTTGGAAGATGTCGACCAAGAAACCCGTGATGGCGGTTACGTGGTCTTCTCAGGTAAGAAATATACCAACTATGGGATTACAGCAGCTGCTGACCGCTTAGTCGATGCGGTTCTTTCCGATAGTCATGAAGAATTACCTGTTTCTAACTACCGTGAAGAATATGGCACCTATCTCTCCTACCCAGCGATCGTTGGTAAAGCAGGGATTGTCAAACAAAGTCAATTAGACTTAACTGAAGAAGAGCTTGCCAAATTACAAAATTCCGCTGACACCATCAAAGAAAAATCTAAAGTCGAAGATTAG
- a CDS encoding SOS response-associated peptidase — MCGRYEFNQEEALLKHFYQRANDPDIQTGTLYPGQVVLTLSANPDQSVHARGMEWGYAGFNKGQLLINARSESITDKATFQADFHYRRCLFPMSSYYEWTKYKERYRFSSNDILYVGGCYQKPKDGQKHPRAVLMTQAANPLAQEVHHRMPYFVQAKDIRSWLNDYAFARHYQDSNAQLFMEKETDNKNFRNMTLNLKD; from the coding sequence ATGTGTGGTCGTTATGAATTTAACCAGGAAGAAGCCTTACTCAAGCACTTCTACCAACGGGCCAATGATCCCGACATCCAAACTGGTACCCTCTACCCTGGCCAGGTTGTTCTCACCTTGAGCGCCAACCCAGACCAGTCCGTTCATGCGCGTGGCATGGAGTGGGGTTATGCAGGCTTTAATAAGGGGCAATTATTGATCAACGCCCGGTCGGAAAGTATCACGGATAAGGCAACTTTTCAAGCCGATTTTCACTACCGTCGCTGCCTCTTCCCTATGTCTAGCTACTATGAGTGGACCAAGTACAAAGAACGCTACCGTTTTTCCAGTAATGATATTCTCTATGTGGGGGGCTGCTACCAAAAGCCTAAGGACGGGCAAAAGCACCCACGGGCCGTGCTCATGACCCAAGCGGCTAATCCACTAGCCCAAGAAGTCCACCACCGCATGCCCTATTTTGTCCAAGCTAAAGATATCCGGTCTTGGCTCAATGACTATGCCTTCGCCCGCCACTACCAGGATTCTAATGCCCAACTCTTCATGGAAAAGGAAACCGATAATAAAAACTTCCGCAATATGACTCTCAACCTTAAAGATTAA
- a CDS encoding metallophosphoesterase: protein MKILHLSDIHFKVKYSDSSTQYLQMLQSMQHPQEKLTHLINLLKNKGIEYDFVVITGDLCDDGTVEDYKQLKILLDSLLSVPYFVALGNHDIKENFYKGFLNEEDNRPYCRVFNLENFSIVSFDNSQYGLSNGFIDVDRLNWLKETYRKLDNEPVLLIMHHHLIKRQADIPALETPKAFRQILCDNSTMGILTGHTHHQFADYYQGIPYFTADAIAFAGQDMSDGKVRFDENYGANIYTIKDHKIINNSVYSLYTGKIIKEVHF, encoded by the coding sequence ATGAAAATTTTGCATTTGTCTGATATTCATTTTAAAGTGAAATATTCTGATTCCTCAACTCAATATTTGCAAATGCTCCAATCGATGCAGCATCCCCAAGAAAAATTGACTCATTTAATTAATTTGTTGAAAAATAAAGGAATAGAATATGATTTTGTGGTAATCACTGGGGATCTTTGTGATGACGGTACAGTGGAGGATTATAAACAGTTAAAAATTTTGTTAGATAGTCTATTATCAGTTCCTTACTTTGTTGCCTTAGGTAATCATGATATCAAGGAAAATTTTTACAAAGGATTTTTGAATGAAGAAGACAATAGACCTTATTGTAGAGTTTTTAACTTAGAAAATTTTTCCATTGTTAGCTTTGATAATTCTCAATATGGATTATCAAATGGTTTTATAGATGTCGATCGGTTAAATTGGTTAAAGGAAACATATCGAAAGTTAGATAATGAACCAGTTCTCCTTATAATGCACCATCATTTAATTAAAAGACAAGCGGATATTCCGGCTCTAGAAACTCCCAAGGCTTTTCGACAAATCCTATGTGACAATTCAACGATGGGAATATTGACAGGACATACTCACCACCAATTTGCGGATTATTATCAGGGAATTCCTTATTTTACAGCTGATGCTATTGCTTTTGCTGGTCAGGATATGAGTGATGGAAAAGTTCGATTTGACGAAAATTATGGTGCTAATATTTATACCATTAAGGATCACAAAATAATAAACAACTCCGTGTATTCATTGTATACAGGAAAAATTATTAAAGAAGTTCATTTTTAA
- a CDS encoding YhdH/YhfP family quinone oxidoreductase translates to MKETFKAVVVRSDGDETSYALEDYQLRDQPVDEGDTIVKLAYSSMNYKDMLATQHQGGVIRSYPLIPGIDASGKIVESSHPEAKIGEKVINTCSQAGVTHNGGYSQYLKVPYDWLVSLPEGLSEKEAMIYGTAGLTAAYSVDSLLKHGMTVDQQPEILVTGASGGVGSIALAILNKLGFKNISALIRKDYQEQLVKKLGANQVIWPADLEGDKPLNKRRFDFVLDTVGGQVAAQAMTFIREWGSMTLCGNAGGNQLETTVLPLILRGVDLLGINSQELDIHYRQELWNKLARDWKVVDRLTYDSVGLDQIEETVEALKAGKHMGRTIIDLQDF, encoded by the coding sequence ATGAAGGAGACTTTTAAAGCTGTTGTTGTGCGTAGCGATGGCGATGAAACCTCTTATGCTTTAGAAGATTACCAATTGAGAGACCAGCCGGTGGATGAGGGCGATACGATTGTCAAACTGGCCTATTCATCGATGAATTATAAGGATATGCTAGCCACCCAGCACCAAGGAGGCGTGATTCGTTCCTATCCACTTATTCCTGGGATCGATGCTAGTGGGAAAATTGTTGAGTCCAGTCATCCTGAGGCCAAGATAGGAGAAAAAGTGATTAATACCTGTTCACAAGCAGGAGTGACCCATAACGGTGGTTATAGCCAATACCTCAAAGTGCCCTATGATTGGTTGGTAAGTTTGCCAGAGGGACTAAGTGAAAAAGAAGCCATGATTTATGGGACTGCTGGACTGACGGCCGCTTATTCGGTGGATAGTTTGTTGAAGCACGGTATGACAGTAGACCAGCAGCCCGAAATTCTAGTCACTGGGGCAAGTGGTGGGGTAGGGAGTATCGCCCTAGCCATCTTGAATAAGTTAGGTTTCAAAAATATTAGTGCTTTGATAAGGAAGGACTACCAAGAGCAATTAGTCAAAAAATTAGGCGCTAACCAAGTGATTTGGCCAGCAGATTTAGAAGGGGACAAACCCTTGAACAAACGCCGCTTTGACTTTGTCTTAGATACAGTCGGTGGTCAAGTGGCTGCCCAAGCCATGACCTTTATTCGTGAGTGGGGGTCGATGACCTTGTGTGGGAATGCCGGGGGTAATCAGCTAGAGACCACTGTTCTCCCCTTGATTCTTAGAGGGGTCGACTTGCTAGGAATTAACAGCCAAGAACTCGATATCCATTACCGGCAGGAATTATGGAATAAACTCGCCAGGGACTGGAAGGTGGTTGATCGATTAACTTATGATAGTGTGGGCTTAGATCAAATTGAAGAGACAGTTGAGGCCTTAAAAGCAGGTAAACATATGGGGCGGACCATTATTGATTTGCAAGATTTTTAA
- a CDS encoding ornithine cyclodeaminase family protein, which yields MTETRLLDQETIKKMLTMDKVNEIVEKTFQEVGERRVKNPTKVTLDLGNNSDWPEYEGYMNAMPAYIGGLDVAGLKWVGGFDGKRKEAGYPYINGLILLIDPQLGTFKAVMDGTLITNLRTGAQTAVAIKYLGFEKGSDLNLALFGTGMQASMQLHAIADWFNIKHVNLWHYHDKGVKEFIAEHEDLVDGDIDYVTDVKEACDADIVITATKSQEALLDYQDVSGDTVIIPIGSGHEIGNHLINYSDHIVVDHIGQALHRGALADAATKSIIDEDDIDATIGQLASGRLTLPGLRKGTTICVPIGIGALDIAIAGQLAKDAEVENIGSTFSFNPY from the coding sequence ATGACAGAAACACGATTATTGGACCAAGAAACCATTAAGAAAATGTTGACCATGGACAAGGTGAATGAAATTGTCGAAAAAACCTTCCAAGAGGTAGGGGAACGTCGGGTGAAGAACCCAACCAAGGTCACCTTAGACCTAGGAAACAACAGTGATTGGCCTGAATATGAAGGGTATATGAATGCTATGCCCGCTTATATTGGTGGCTTAGATGTTGCTGGTTTAAAATGGGTCGGTGGTTTCGATGGCAAGCGGAAAGAGGCCGGCTATCCTTACATTAATGGGCTTATTCTCTTAATTGATCCTCAATTAGGGACCTTTAAAGCAGTGATGGATGGGACCTTAATTACTAACCTCAGAACTGGTGCTCAAACGGCTGTTGCTATTAAGTACCTAGGCTTTGAGAAAGGGTCTGATCTTAACTTAGCCCTCTTCGGTACGGGGATGCAAGCTTCCATGCAACTCCATGCCATTGCTGACTGGTTTAATATTAAACACGTTAACCTCTGGCACTACCATGACAAAGGCGTTAAGGAATTTATCGCTGAACATGAAGACTTAGTGGATGGCGATATTGACTATGTGACTGATGTCAAGGAAGCCTGTGACGCTGACATCGTGATCACAGCAACCAAATCACAAGAAGCCTTACTTGACTACCAAGACGTTTCTGGTGACACGGTCATTATTCCAATTGGTTCCGGTCATGAAATCGGTAACCATCTGATTAACTATTCTGACCACATTGTTGTCGACCACATTGGCCAAGCCCTACACCGTGGCGCTTTAGCGGATGCAGCAACTAAGTCTATTATTGATGAAGATGATATTGATGCAACGATTGGTCAATTAGCTTCAGGTCGTTTAACCTTACCAGGCCTACGTAAGGGAACCACTATCTGTGTACCAATCGGTATCGGTGCCTTAGACATTGCCATTGCTGGTCAATTAGCCAAAGACGCAGAAGTCGAAAATATCGGTTCCACCTTCTCCTTCAACCCTTATTAA
- a CDS encoding phosphate/phosphite/phosphonate ABC transporter substrate-binding protein encodes MLAYYEERNVYVVKRLKRLTLLVASFFFLGACGNQESSGQSENERPGINVQFVPTNNDGSMEAKAKPFEEYLSEKLDADVTVTLATDYSTIVEAMASGQVDLGIMPPAAYVQAREQGAAEAILTSELGAYNRETGLPEEGETRSSFKGEVLVPADSDMQEFTDLKGKRIATLSPNSASGYIYPVAELKQEGIDPTVESTLTTVNDIPSQMTALLNGQQDAAFVFEGARNVFQDSFPDNDLLKDLRVLYLTEGDIPNDAIAVQTDMDQELKDKIKQVFLDMPKDEKTREVMSLWGHKGYAEANEAAYDTIQKYIQAAAE; translated from the coding sequence ATGTTAGCGTATTATGAGGAAAGGAATGTATATGTAGTGAAGAGATTGAAGCGTTTAACCTTATTAGTTGCAAGTTTCTTTTTCTTAGGTGCTTGTGGAAATCAGGAATCTTCTGGCCAATCTGAAAATGAACGTCCTGGAATTAATGTCCAATTTGTGCCTACAAATAATGATGGATCAATGGAAGCAAAGGCTAAGCCATTTGAAGAATATCTTTCTGAGAAATTAGATGCTGATGTAACTGTAACTTTAGCAACTGATTATTCAACCATTGTAGAAGCAATGGCTTCTGGACAAGTGGATTTAGGTATCATGCCACCAGCTGCCTACGTACAAGCCCGTGAACAAGGCGCTGCTGAAGCTATTTTAACGTCTGAGTTAGGTGCTTATAACCGTGAGACTGGTTTGCCAGAGGAAGGTGAAACTCGGAGTAGTTTTAAAGGTGAAGTATTAGTACCAGCTGATAGTGATATGCAAGAATTTACTGATTTAAAAGGTAAAAGAATTGCTACACTTAGTCCAAACTCAGCAAGTGGTTATATTTACCCTGTTGCAGAATTAAAACAAGAAGGTATCGATCCCACTGTTGAATCGACATTAACAACGGTTAATGATATTCCTAGTCAGATGACAGCTTTGTTAAACGGTCAACAGGATGCAGCTTTCGTCTTTGAAGGGGCAAGAAATGTTTTCCAAGATAGTTTTCCAGACAATGACTTATTAAAAGACTTACGTGTTCTCTATCTAACAGAAGGCGATATCCCTAATGATGCTATTGCTGTTCAAACAGATATGGATCAAGAGTTAAAGGATAAAATTAAACAAGTCTTCTTAGATATGCCAAAAGATGAAAAAACTAGAGAAGTTATGTCATTATGGGGACATAAGGGCTACGCTGAAGCAAATGAAGCTGCTTACGATACCATTCAAAAATATATTCAAGCAGCAGCAGAATAA
- a CDS encoding NADPH-dependent oxidoreductase: MNKQNSLIEQQLNHRTIREFTQDQISDQVIMQLEEVAIHTATSTGMQYASVIRVKDPDKKAQIAEVCNQDYVARAPELWIFIVDLYRNTQIAKEHDADTASSHQLERFFQGYSDAVLMAQNVNNAVESLDMGAVFLGSIQNNMGAMIDILQLPKLTAPVLGLAFGHPNQEPQLKPRIPKEMRIFEDTYHYPDNAKEIMDTYDQEMTTYYDLRDSNRRVDSFYEQVVKKSNLRQSRREELIEDLRKQGFNVQPIE; encoded by the coding sequence ATGAACAAGCAAAACTCATTGATTGAACAACAATTGAACCACCGAACCATTCGTGAATTTACCCAAGACCAGATTAGTGACCAAGTGATTATGCAATTAGAAGAGGTAGCGATCCATACCGCAACTTCAACCGGGATGCAGTATGCCAGCGTTATCCGGGTAAAAGATCCTGATAAGAAAGCCCAAATTGCCGAAGTATGTAACCAGGACTATGTTGCCCGGGCTCCTGAACTATGGATTTTTATCGTTGACTTGTATCGCAATACCCAAATTGCAAAGGAACACGACGCAGATACGGCTTCTTCCCACCAATTAGAACGCTTCTTCCAAGGTTATAGTGATGCCGTCTTGATGGCGCAAAACGTGAATAATGCTGTGGAATCCTTAGATATGGGTGCTGTCTTTTTGGGGAGCATTCAAAATAACATGGGTGCCATGATTGATATTCTGCAGCTTCCCAAATTAACGGCACCTGTTTTAGGACTAGCTTTTGGTCATCCTAACCAAGAACCCCAATTGAAGCCTAGGATTCCTAAGGAAATGCGAATCTTTGAAGACACCTACCATTATCCAGACAATGCTAAGGAAATCATGGATACCTATGACCAAGAGATGACCACTTACTATGATTTACGTGACTCTAACCGCCGGGTCGACTCCTTCTATGAACAAGTCGTGAAGAAATCCAACCTCCGTCAAAGTCGGCGGGAAGAATTAATCGAAGACTTACGTAAACAAGGCTTTAACGTCCAACCCATTGAGTAG
- a CDS encoding RluA family pseudouridine synthase has protein sequence MPIPIIYEDNHLLIVEKPINMPVQEDASGDLDLLSALKAFIKERDHKPGNVYLALLHRLDRPVGGVMAFGKTSKAASRLSDDFRRHRVKRDYLAVVQDQKLTLKNQETWTDYLYKNRKKNKVSVVNKADKRGKKAVLDYQLLKQRKQVALVRVRLHTGRSHQIRVQFQSRQHPLWGDQKYGQKYSHKGQQIALWAQHLSLIHPTKKETMTFTSTPPLSKEPWNIFKNQFTTDED, from the coding sequence ATGCCGATCCCCATTATTTACGAAGACAACCACCTGCTCATTGTTGAGAAGCCAATCAATATGCCGGTCCAAGAAGATGCTAGTGGAGACCTAGACCTACTGTCAGCGCTCAAGGCATTTATTAAGGAAAGGGACCATAAACCAGGCAATGTCTACTTGGCCCTCCTCCACCGCCTGGACCGTCCAGTGGGTGGGGTGATGGCCTTTGGGAAGACCTCCAAGGCCGCTAGTCGTTTATCGGATGATTTTAGAAGACATAGGGTCAAGCGCGACTACCTAGCTGTGGTTCAAGACCAAAAGTTAACGCTAAAAAATCAAGAAACCTGGACCGATTACCTCTATAAAAACCGTAAAAAGAATAAGGTCAGCGTGGTTAATAAGGCCGACAAGCGCGGTAAAAAGGCTGTCCTTGACTACCAATTACTGAAACAAAGAAAGCAAGTTGCCCTGGTCAGAGTCCGCCTCCACACCGGACGCTCTCACCAAATTCGCGTACAATTTCAAAGCCGCCAGCACCCACTCTGGGGCGACCAAAAATACGGTCAAAAATATAGTCACAAAGGCCAACAAATCGCGCTCTGGGCCCAGCATTTAAGCCTCATCCATCCCACCAAAAAAGAAACAATGACTTTTACCAGTACCCCGCCCCTCAGTAAAGAACCCTGGAATATATTCAAAAACCAGTTCACTACTGATGAAGATTGA
- a CDS encoding ABC transporter permease/substrate-binding protein, with the protein MIAELGSIFQERGSDLLAASWEHLTLSLTALLIALIIGIPLAIGLRSQPRIAEGALQLTGVLQTIPSLALLGLLIPLVGIGTVPALIALVVYALLPIFQNTYVGLTEIDDSIEEAAVAFGMSAMRRLLKVEIPIALPVIVSGIRQALVLIIGTATLAALIGGGGLGTFILLGIDRNQPLLTLVGAIGSALLALTFSALIKFLQNKSPLVVVTSLLGLFLVIGGVNLYQNAQAPDQKVVIAGKLGSEPDILINMYQELIQAEDDQFQVELKPNFGKTSFLFEALNHQEVDIYPEFSGTILGSLLENPPANHPGELSKGETYDLAKQGLEEEYQLTLLEPMAYENTYAILMRRDQAEAMGIKKISDLKPYANNLSAGFTLEFIDREDGYQGIQSLYQLHFGQVSSMEPALRYQAIAQGEVDLVDGYSTDSEIKAYDLVALEDDLGLFPHYQGAPMLRLDYAQDHPQVVAALNRLAGMITEEEMIQMNYQVSQEGQSAKEVAHQFLLDKGLIGGGQ; encoded by the coding sequence ATGATTGCAGAATTAGGAAGTATTTTTCAAGAACGTGGTAGTGACTTACTAGCGGCCAGCTGGGAACACTTGACCCTGTCTCTAACCGCCTTATTAATTGCCCTTATCATCGGGATTCCTTTAGCGATTGGACTCCGGTCCCAGCCACGGATTGCTGAAGGGGCGCTGCAGCTTACTGGTGTCTTACAAACCATTCCTTCATTAGCTCTTTTGGGGCTTTTAATTCCCTTAGTTGGGATTGGAACGGTGCCAGCCTTAATCGCCTTAGTCGTCTATGCTCTTCTGCCGATTTTTCAAAATACTTATGTTGGTTTAACTGAGATAGATGATTCAATCGAAGAAGCGGCGGTAGCTTTTGGAATGTCAGCAATGCGGCGTTTATTAAAAGTTGAGATACCGATTGCCTTACCTGTTATTGTGTCTGGAATCCGCCAAGCCTTGGTTTTAATTATTGGAACGGCTACCCTAGCTGCCCTGATCGGTGGCGGAGGGCTTGGGACTTTCATCCTCTTGGGAATTGACCGTAACCAGCCGCTTTTGACCCTAGTGGGGGCGATCGGTTCAGCCCTCTTAGCTTTGACCTTTTCCGCCTTGATTAAGTTCTTACAGAATAAGAGTCCTCTGGTGGTAGTAACTAGTCTCTTGGGACTTTTTCTTGTGATTGGAGGGGTGAATCTTTACCAAAATGCTCAAGCTCCTGATCAAAAAGTGGTGATTGCAGGTAAATTAGGCAGTGAGCCGGATATCTTGATCAACATGTACCAAGAGCTCATTCAAGCTGAAGATGATCAGTTTCAAGTAGAATTGAAGCCCAATTTTGGCAAGACCAGTTTTCTTTTTGAGGCCCTTAACCACCAAGAAGTGGATATTTATCCGGAGTTTTCCGGAACCATTCTTGGTAGCCTCTTGGAAAATCCGCCGGCTAATCATCCGGGGGAGCTTTCTAAGGGAGAAACCTATGACTTAGCTAAGCAGGGTCTGGAAGAAGAATACCAACTCACCTTATTAGAGCCTATGGCCTATGAAAATACCTATGCGATTCTGATGCGCCGCGACCAAGCCGAAGCCATGGGGATTAAGAAAATTTCTGATTTAAAGCCCTATGCGAATAATTTAAGTGCGGGCTTTACCTTAGAATTTATCGACCGTGAAGATGGCTACCAAGGCATCCAATCCCTTTACCAATTGCATTTTGGCCAAGTCTCCAGTATGGAACCGGCTCTACGTTACCAGGCCATTGCCCAGGGGGAGGTTGACCTGGTGGATGGTTACTCAACTGATAGTGAAATCAAAGCCTACGACCTGGTAGCTCTAGAAGATGACTTAGGCCTCTTCCCCCACTACCAGGGGGCACCGATGTTAAGACTCGACTATGCCCAGGACCATCCCCAAGTGGTAGCGGCCCTGAACCGCTTAGCCGGTATGATTACTGAGGAAGAGATGATTCAAATGAACTACCAGGTCAGTCAAGAAGGGCAGTCCGCCAAAGAGGTTGCCCATCAATTTCTCCTGGACAAAGGCTTGATTGGAGGTGGCCAATAA
- a CDS encoding ABC transporter ATP-binding protein, with translation MEDFIRFDSVSKFYQDKLVVDHLDLKISSGEFFVLVGPSGSGKTTSLKMINGLVNPEKGTVYFKGQDIRSYNLNKMRWQMGYVLQDIALFPTMTVEENIETIPEMIGMAKKERQARTEELLWQVGLDPKKYSKRYPRELSGGEQQRVGICRAIAAKPPLMLMDEPFSALDPLSRESLQELLLDLHHKIQTTIVFVTHDMDEALRLGDRIAIMQAGRLVQVDSPKNIKAKPANEFVRHFFKQGSLVAEELTSVASLLQALPAIKREANGAMAKDLPQLDSQASLTDLYQALAQEEAVLISHEGKTLGCLSRSEVFTYLAEEKK, from the coding sequence ATGGAAGATTTTATCCGTTTTGATTCCGTGAGCAAGTTCTACCAAGATAAGTTAGTGGTTGACCACCTTGACTTAAAAATTTCAAGCGGAGAGTTCTTTGTCCTGGTGGGGCCCTCGGGAAGTGGCAAAACGACCAGCTTAAAAATGATTAACGGCTTAGTTAACCCAGAAAAAGGAACAGTTTACTTTAAGGGACAAGATATACGTTCCTATAACTTAAATAAAATGCGCTGGCAAATGGGCTATGTCTTGCAAGATATTGCCCTCTTCCCTACTATGACCGTGGAAGAGAATATCGAAACCATCCCAGAAATGATCGGCATGGCAAAAAAAGAACGGCAAGCCAGAACGGAAGAGCTTTTATGGCAGGTGGGCCTTGATCCGAAAAAATACAGCAAGCGTTACCCGCGGGAGCTATCGGGAGGCGAACAGCAGCGGGTAGGCATCTGTCGAGCCATTGCTGCGAAACCGCCTTTGATGCTTATGGATGAGCCTTTTTCCGCCTTAGACCCACTTTCTAGGGAGTCCCTCCAGGAATTGTTACTGGACCTCCACCACAAAATTCAAACCACTATTGTCTTTGTTACTCATGACATGGATGAGGCTTTGCGCTTGGGAGATCGTATTGCCATCATGCAAGCCGGGCGACTAGTCCAGGTTGATAGCCCTAAAAATATCAAAGCCAAGCCAGCCAATGAATTTGTCCGCCACTTTTTTAAACAGGGGAGTTTAGTGGCAGAAGAGCTGACTTCAGTCGCTTCACTCTTACAAGCTTTGCCAGCGATAAAAAGAGAAGCGAATGGAGCAATGGCTAAAGACCTGCCCCAGCTCGATAGCCAAGCCTCGCTGACTGATCTCTACCAGGCTCTAGCCCAAGAGGAAGCGGTGCTTATCAGTCATGAGGGGAAAACCCTTGGTTGCTTAAGTCGCTCGGAAGTCTTTACTTATCTGGCTGAAGAGAAAAAATAA